In one Flavobacteriales bacterium genomic region, the following are encoded:
- a CDS encoding SiaB family protein kinase translates to MDAAAAHSLYDLLHGDRFSLVYCGGFSDAHTASLVALGEATAEAMGRDRTHQHRLAFIMVEAYQNIVRHKAAGSSLEGLANGRCLFALRCSATVDEVVAIDPVEADEALELESALRRLGDLDLGQLKELFLTRLREGTRTARGGAGLGLIEMARRSANALRYRLLPLDALHQLFVLHITVGGTPSHTSPFEPIRRMHGDATALGLVAACRCSPSAAVREAVLRLLERELEGAESRTAQRAFLSGADWLEAQDLAADAVMALLRDGEGLALLLAASGHRARIDALGGQVADVQGMQPALLERRYRDALLGRTGPGPSLDAGLLELARLSRDPCILDVREEGARTQAVLLVRLR, encoded by the coding sequence ATGGATGCCGCCGCCGCGCACAGCCTCTACGACCTGCTGCATGGCGACCGGTTCAGCCTGGTTTACTGCGGCGGTTTCTCCGACGCGCACACCGCCAGCCTGGTCGCCTTGGGCGAGGCCACAGCCGAAGCCATGGGCCGCGACCGCACGCACCAGCACCGCTTGGCCTTCATCATGGTGGAGGCCTACCAGAACATCGTCCGCCACAAGGCCGCTGGCAGCTCGCTCGAAGGCCTCGCCAACGGCCGCTGCCTCTTCGCGCTGCGCTGCTCGGCCACGGTGGACGAGGTGGTGGCCATCGACCCCGTGGAGGCCGACGAGGCCCTGGAGCTGGAGTCCGCCTTGCGCCGCCTCGGCGACCTCGACCTCGGCCAGCTGAAGGAACTCTTCCTGACCCGCCTGCGCGAAGGCACGCGCACCGCCCGCGGCGGTGCCGGACTGGGCTTGATCGAGATGGCCCGCCGATCGGCCAACGCGTTGCGCTACCGTTTGCTGCCTCTTGATGCACTGCACCAGCTCTTCGTGCTGCACATCACCGTAGGCGGCACACCGTCCCACACCTCCCCGTTCGAGCCCATCCGACGGATGCATGGCGACGCCACTGCGCTGGGCCTGGTGGCGGCATGCCGGTGCAGCCCTTCGGCCGCGGTGCGCGAGGCGGTGCTCCGACTCCTGGAGCGCGAACTGGAAGGCGCCGAATCACGCACCGCCCAGCGCGCCTTCCTCAGCGGCGCGGACTGGCTGGAAGCCCAGGACCTGGCGGCGGATGCCGTGATGGCCCTGCTCCGCGATGGCGAGGGGCTTGCACTCCTGTTGGCGGCATCGGGACACCGCGCGCGCATCGATGCCCTGGGAGGCCAGGTCGCGGATGTCCAAGGCATGCAGCCGGCGTTGCTTGAGCGGCGCTACCGCGATGCCCTCCTGGGCCGCACAGGCCCAGGCCCATCCCTCGATGCAGGGCTGCTCGAGCTGGCGCGCCTGAGCCGGGATCCCTGCATCCTTGATGTGCGCGAGGAGGGGGCACGCACGCAGGCCGTGCTGCTGGTCCGCCTGCGATGA